One genomic region from Antedon mediterranea chromosome 3, ecAntMedi1.1, whole genome shotgun sequence encodes:
- the LOC140044362 gene encoding uncharacterized protein, with amino-acid sequence MIKHAERQLLRERIRIATNKITQLEGKKKDLNEEIVSLIPNGGDITNVCNHVNKVCEAEFLKCRSRQQNKLLWWKNKAENAARDLHQEQDLSGKILREKWVVNLSSKLVSEDEISALQRGLNYAASPRSMPIDDLIVAAEKAADLVPLEEQDTVRSKIVAIVKSTTLPPSNLTPKERKAINNLKKDKSILILPADKGRSTVILNTNDYKDKVGTMVSDTNVYELLKRNPTQNYKRKVVNIIGRLFKEKKINYREKEWLFPTAEIVPRLYCLPKIHKPNWPLRPIVDNINTVFYTVAQFLTKILGPLVGNTEHHVTYSGELASELKEIIVKPWRNGQTK; translated from the coding sequence ATGATAAAACATGCAGAAAGACAGCTTTTACGCGAGAGAATAAGAATCGCCACCAACAAAATCACACAGTTAGAAGGCAAAAAGAAAGATTTAAATGAGGAAATCGTATCGCTAATTCCCAACGGAGGGGACATCACCAATGTATGTAATCACGTAAACAAAGTGTGTGAAGCGGAATTCTTAAAATGCCGATCACGACAACAAAACAAACTGTTGTGGTGGAAAAACAAAGCAGAAAACGCAGCTAGAGATTTACATCAAGAACAGGATTTATCCGGTAAGATCTTAAGAGAAAAATGGGTGGTAAATCTGTCTAGTAAGTTGGTTAGTGAGGACGAAATATCAGCATTACAAAGGGGATTGAACTATGCGGCAAGCCCACGATCCATGCCCATTGACGATCTCATAGTAGCGGCTGAAAAAGCGGCTGATCTCGTCCCACTGGAAGAACAAGACACCGTTCGCAGTAAAATTGTAGCTATTGTAAAATCTACCACTCTACCACCTTCAAATTTAACCCCCAAAGAACGAAAGGCCATAAACAACTTGAAGAAAGATAAATCTATTCTTATTCTCCCAGCGGATAAAGGTAGATCTACTGTCATCCTAAATACTAATGATTACAAAGATAAAGTGGGAACCATGGTAAGCGACACTAATGTTTACGAACTGCTAAAACGTAATCCAACACAAAACTATAAACGAAAAGTGGTCAACATCATAGGCAGGTTgttcaaagaaaagaaaatcaacTACAGAGAGAAAGAATGGCTGTTTCCCACGGCTGAAATTGTACCTAGGTTGTATTGTCTTCCGAAGATACATAAACCAAATTGGCCATTAAGACCTATAGTAGATAACATCAACACCGTTTTTTACACCGTTGCACAATTCCTCACCAAAATCCTGGGTCCGCTTGTCGGAAACACAGAACATCATGTAACTTACTCAGGAGAGTTGGCGAGTgaactaaaagaaataatagtcaaaccatggagaaatGGTCAAACCAAGTGA